A genome region from Arachidicoccus soli includes the following:
- the hisS gene encoding histidine--tRNA ligase produces the protein MKPSQPQGTRDFGANVVRKRQYIFNTIRNIFELYGFQPLETPAMENIDTLMGKYGKEGDKLIFKILNNGLDNPAKEEKTKEGFEGVLKGKTSKSVTERALRYDLTIPFARYVAMNHGQLVFPFKRYQIQPVWRADRPQRGRYREFYQCDCDVVGSRSLLNEVELTHIYAEVFKQLKIDVEIKINSRKILAALAETCGGADKLTDITIAIDKLDKIGIEKVKEELAARDVQTEQINIIEKYLSITGSNEEKLQQAKALLANSELAAAGFEELEYVLANTTIGDKNLSIDFTLARGLNYYTGIIFEIKARGVEMGSIGGGGRYDDLTGLFGVSDIPGVGISFGVDRIYDVMEELQLFPEEVQIGTEVLFFNLGEKEAQAAYRLMQQLRSVGLRCELFHEALRMDKQFKYAEKRDIRFIIIIGSKELEENTCTIKNIQTGKQESASLTDIEIIKSILA, from the coding sequence ATGAAACCTTCTCAACCTCAAGGAACAAGAGATTTTGGCGCAAATGTGGTGCGCAAACGCCAGTATATTTTTAATACTATTCGTAACATATTTGAATTGTATGGCTTTCAGCCGTTGGAAACACCGGCGATGGAAAATATAGATACATTGATGGGTAAATATGGCAAAGAAGGGGATAAACTTATTTTTAAAATTCTTAATAATGGCCTAGACAATCCTGCAAAAGAAGAAAAGACTAAAGAAGGTTTTGAAGGTGTATTGAAAGGAAAAACCAGTAAATCTGTTACTGAAAGAGCATTGCGCTACGACCTTACTATTCCATTTGCCAGGTATGTAGCAATGAATCATGGTCAGTTGGTTTTTCCTTTTAAACGTTACCAAATACAACCCGTTTGGCGCGCTGATAGACCACAGCGTGGGCGTTATAGAGAATTTTATCAGTGCGATTGCGATGTTGTAGGAAGTCGTTCTTTGTTAAATGAAGTGGAGCTTACCCATATTTATGCAGAAGTTTTTAAACAATTGAAAATTGATGTCGAAATTAAAATCAACAGTCGTAAAATCTTGGCAGCGCTCGCCGAAACTTGCGGAGGTGCAGATAAATTAACAGATATTACGATTGCAATTGATAAATTGGATAAAATAGGAATAGAAAAAGTAAAAGAAGAACTGGCTGCTCGTGACGTACAAACTGAGCAAATTAATATTATTGAAAAATATCTTTCTATTACCGGGAGTAATGAAGAAAAATTGCAACAAGCGAAAGCACTTTTAGCGAATAGCGAATTAGCTGCTGCCGGGTTTGAAGAATTAGAATATGTATTGGCTAATACAACTATTGGCGATAAAAATTTGAGTATAGATTTTACTTTAGCCCGAGGATTAAATTATTATACTGGAATTATTTTTGAAATAAAGGCAAGAGGAGTGGAGATGGGAAGCATTGGTGGAGGAGGTCGCTACGACGATCTTACAGGACTTTTTGGTGTTTCCGATATTCCTGGTGTGGGCATTAGTTTTGGTGTAGATAGAATATATGATGTGATGGAAGAATTGCAACTTTTTCCGGAAGAAGTACAAATAGGAACTGAAGTTTTATTTTTTAATTTAGGAGAGAAAGAAGCGCAAGCTGCTTATCGTTTAATGCAACAATTGAGAAGTGTGGGGTTGCGTTGTGAATTATTTCATGAAGCATTAAGGATGGATAAGCAATTTAAATACGCTGAGAAAAGAGATATTCGTTTTATTATTATTATCGGGAGTAAAGAATTGGAAGAGAATACTTGCACCATTAAAAATATCCAAACAGGAAAGCAGGAATCGGCTTCACTAACAGACATCGAAATAATAAAGAGTATTTTGGCGTAA
- a CDS encoding (Fe-S)-binding protein encodes MNVQLFIPCFIDQLYPNVGFNMVKVLEKTGCKIHYNNNQTCCGQPAFNAGFHDEAKDVCKKFIADFKGEEYIVAPSASCVGFVRNYYLKLFENSAHLNDIEKISARIFEFSEFMVNVLKVENVGAKFEAKATYHDSCAALRECRIKEAPRKLLSNVEGLELVEMADNETCCGFGGSFAVKFNAISVAMADQKITNAEATKAEYLISTDMSCLMHIDGCAHKKKSNLKSLHLADVLASGW; translated from the coding sequence ATGAATGTACAGCTTTTTATTCCTTGTTTTATTGATCAACTTTACCCTAATGTTGGTTTTAATATGGTGAAGGTATTAGAGAAAACAGGTTGTAAAATTCATTACAATAATAATCAAACTTGTTGTGGGCAACCAGCTTTTAATGCAGGGTTTCACGATGAAGCCAAAGATGTATGCAAGAAATTTATTGCAGACTTTAAAGGTGAAGAATATATTGTTGCGCCGAGTGCAAGCTGTGTTGGCTTCGTAAGAAATTATTATCTCAAATTATTTGAAAACTCTGCGCACCTAAACGATATTGAGAAAATAAGCGCACGCATTTTCGAATTTTCAGAATTTATGGTTAATGTATTGAAAGTAGAAAATGTAGGAGCTAAGTTTGAGGCTAAAGCAACTTATCATGACAGTTGTGCTGCTTTGCGCGAATGCAGAATAAAAGAAGCACCACGGAAGCTCTTATCCAATGTTGAAGGTTTAGAATTAGTTGAAATGGCTGATAACGAAACCTGTTGTGGATTTGGAGGCAGTTTTGCTGTAAAATTCAATGCAATTAGTGTGGCAATGGCTGACCAAAAAATCACCAATGCAGAAGCCACAAAAGCTGAATATCTAATAAGCACCGATATGAGTTGCTTAATGCATATTGACGGTTGTGCGCACAAAAAAAAGTCTAATTTAAAATCATTACACTTAGCAGATGTATTGGCAAGTGGTTGGTAA
- the ribH gene encoding 6,7-dimethyl-8-ribityllumazine synthase has translation MATKGNTNLSKGIPQLKDAFVVIIKTEWNAHLVDPLEEGCIHILSENNVHFRSISVPGAVEIPYAIKTYAESAQQKADAFITLGTVIRGGTPHFEYVCNMVTEGILSLNLSLKIPVIFGVLTVNSEEEVIERTGGIHGHKGEEAAITAIKMIALTQSLKK, from the coding sequence ATGGCCACAAAAGGAAATACAAACTTATCCAAAGGCATCCCTCAACTAAAGGATGCCTTTGTCGTAATTATAAAAACAGAATGGAATGCACATCTGGTCGATCCACTGGAAGAAGGTTGCATACATATATTATCAGAAAACAATGTGCACTTTCGTAGTATAAGTGTTCCAGGTGCAGTAGAAATACCCTACGCAATAAAAACTTATGCCGAAAGCGCTCAACAAAAAGCAGATGCCTTCATTACTTTAGGTACCGTAATCCGTGGAGGAACGCCTCACTTTGAATATGTTTGCAATATGGTTACCGAGGGTATTTTATCCTTAAACCTCTCTTTGAAAATTCCGGTAATTTTTGGCGTACTTACTGTAAATTCTGAAGAAGAAGTGATTGAAAGAACGGGCGGAATTCACGGCCATAAAGGTGAAGAAGCTGCTATAACAGCAATTAAAATGATTGCACTTACACAATCATTAAAGAAATAG
- a CDS encoding tetratricopeptide repeat protein, with product MSTKKTFSSDNFLVIWDKYQKPILTVLTIIILVILGWLGYQKYVVQPKEETANNALSNVQMAFQQAAMSPTVDTAAYKFVIEGEGANKGALSIIRNYGSTDAGNLAKYYAGESYLHLGDFNNAVKYLKDFTTKQKQIQMMAYGSLGDAYSELKKNTEAIDAYKKAASTFEDDDVNASEYLFRAALLSELSGQTNDAVDLYKELKEKFPNTAKGVQADKYLNRIAIQPNN from the coding sequence ATGTCTACAAAAAAGACTTTTAGCAGTGACAATTTTCTAGTTATTTGGGATAAATACCAAAAGCCTATTCTTACCGTTCTGACCATTATTATTTTAGTTATACTCGGATGGTTAGGTTATCAAAAATATGTTGTTCAGCCAAAAGAAGAGACCGCTAACAACGCATTATCCAATGTACAAATGGCTTTTCAACAAGCAGCCATGTCTCCTACTGTAGATACAGCCGCTTACAAATTTGTAATTGAAGGCGAAGGCGCTAACAAAGGAGCTCTCTCTATTATTCGTAATTATGGCAGCACTGATGCCGGCAATCTTGCAAAATACTATGCAGGGGAAAGTTATTTGCATTTAGGCGATTTCAATAATGCTGTAAAATATTTAAAAGATTTCACAACGAAACAAAAGCAAATTCAAATGATGGCTTATGGTTCTCTTGGGGATGCATACAGTGAATTGAAGAAAAATACAGAAGCTATTGATGCTTATAAAAAAGCAGCTTCTACTTTTGAAGATGATGATGTAAACGCTTCAGAATATTTATTCCGTGCAGCCTTGCTAAGTGAATTAAGCGGTCAAACAAATGATGCAGTAGATTTGTATAAAGAATTAAAAGAAAAATTTCCAAATACAGCAAAAGGTGTACAAGCTGACAAATACTTAAATCGTATAGCTATACAGCCAAACAATTAA
- the pdhA gene encoding pyruvate dehydrogenase (acetyl-transferring) E1 component subunit alpha, translating into MATNTQFSKETYLYWYELMQLIRQFELKAEEKYKMAGKIRGFFHAYIGQEAIAAGCMTATRAEDPFITAYRDHGLGIAKGITPNAAMAELYGKITGCAKGKGGSMHFFSKEHNFYGGHGIVGGQIGVGAGLAFAEQYKGTDNVVLCFFGDGAARQGVLHETFNLAMLWKLPVIFICENNHYAMGTSVARTSNVIDIYKLADGYEMPADVVDGMNPETVHESVARAVKRARENGGPTLLEIKTYRYKGHSISDPGKYRTKEELEEYKSKDPIHMILKEIKNKNFASDEEIAAIDSRIENVVEEAVKFAEESPFPDESELLKDVYADENYPFITD; encoded by the coding sequence GTGGCTACAAATACACAATTCTCAAAAGAAACATACTTGTACTGGTACGAGTTGATGCAACTTATCCGCCAATTTGAATTAAAAGCGGAAGAAAAATATAAAATGGCCGGCAAAATACGTGGTTTTTTCCACGCTTATATTGGCCAGGAAGCAATCGCGGCTGGGTGTATGACTGCAACTCGTGCTGAAGATCCATTTATCACAGCTTATCGCGACCACGGTTTGGGCATCGCAAAGGGTATCACACCTAATGCTGCAATGGCTGAACTATATGGTAAAATTACCGGTTGCGCAAAAGGAAAAGGAGGCAGTATGCACTTCTTTAGTAAAGAACATAATTTTTATGGCGGTCACGGTATTGTTGGCGGTCAAATAGGCGTCGGTGCAGGATTGGCTTTTGCAGAACAATACAAAGGAACTGACAATGTAGTATTATGTTTCTTTGGAGATGGCGCTGCTCGTCAAGGTGTATTGCACGAAACATTTAATTTAGCCATGCTTTGGAAGCTTCCTGTAATCTTTATTTGCGAAAATAACCATTATGCTATGGGAACTTCTGTTGCACGTACATCTAATGTTATAGATATATACAAACTAGCTGACGGCTATGAAATGCCGGCTGATGTTGTCGATGGAATGAATCCTGAAACCGTACACGAATCAGTGGCGCGTGCAGTAAAACGTGCAAGAGAAAATGGCGGTCCAACATTATTAGAAATAAAAACTTATCGCTACAAAGGGCATTCTATCTCTGATCCTGGAAAATATCGTACAAAAGAAGAATTGGAAGAATATAAATCCAAGGATCCAATTCACATGATTTTGAAAGAAATTAAAAATAAAAACTTCGCTTCAGACGAAGAAATTGCAGCAATCGATTCTCGTATCGAGAATGTGGTTGAAGAAGCTGTAAAATTTGCAGAAGAGAGTCCTTTCCCTGACGAAAGCGAATTGCTGAAAGATGTATATGCAGATGAAAATTATCCATTTATTACAGACTAA
- a CDS encoding thymidine kinase — protein sequence MFIEPSLTGEKRGWIEVICGSMFSGKTEELIRRLKRVKIANLKIEIFKPSIDVRYSNVDVVSHDDNAIQSTPVSSSQNILLLSQDVDVVGIDEAQFFDSEIVSVCEILARKGIRVIIAGLDMDFKGNPFGPMPQLLAVADYITKLHAICVKCGNIANVSFRKTPQKGQVLLGEKDVYEPRCRKCYAEGLIENKEA from the coding sequence ATGTTTATAGAACCAAGCCTTACAGGCGAAAAACGAGGTTGGATAGAAGTGATTTGCGGCTCCATGTTTAGTGGAAAAACCGAAGAATTGATTCGCCGATTGAAACGTGTAAAGATTGCCAATCTTAAAATAGAAATCTTTAAGCCTTCTATTGACGTGCGTTACAGTAATGTAGATGTTGTGAGTCATGATGACAATGCTATTCAAAGCACGCCTGTTAGTTCTTCGCAGAATATTTTATTGCTTTCCCAGGATGTAGATGTTGTTGGGATTGACGAAGCACAATTTTTTGATAGCGAAATTGTGAGTGTTTGTGAGATACTTGCCCGTAAAGGTATTCGAGTGATAATTGCCGGATTAGACATGGATTTCAAAGGAAATCCTTTTGGCCCTATGCCACAACTTTTAGCGGTAGCAGATTATATTACCAAATTACACGCTATATGTGTAAAATGTGGCAATATTGCGAATGTCTCTTTTAGAAAAACGCCACAAAAAGGGCAGGTCTTATTGGGAGAGAAAGATGTGTATGAGCCACGCTGCCGTAAATGCTATGCTGAAGGCTTAATCGAAAATAAGGAAGCTTAA
- a CDS encoding heme exporter protein CcmB, translating into MNRSVFTLIKKDLLLEMRQQYTLYGILLYVASTIFVVYITLGQPEDTVWNALFWVVQLFVCVNAVAKSFLQENKGRMLYFYSIAGSRDFIVSKLIFNALLMLVMTLLSLFVFVVLLGNPIYNMLQFVGIACLGGLSLSLVFTFLAAIAAKAQQQAALMAVMGFPVIIPQLMLLGRISKIAFSPALHQGLWQMVALLLGFDALVIILALILFPFLWKD; encoded by the coding sequence TTGAATCGTTCTGTTTTTACATTGATTAAAAAAGATTTGTTGCTCGAAATGCGCCAACAATACACGCTTTACGGCATTTTGTTGTATGTCGCTTCGACTATTTTTGTTGTTTATATTACGCTTGGCCAGCCGGAAGATACGGTTTGGAATGCTTTATTTTGGGTAGTGCAATTATTTGTTTGTGTAAATGCAGTAGCCAAAAGTTTCTTACAAGAAAATAAAGGTCGCATGCTTTATTTTTATTCTATTGCGGGTTCCAGAGATTTTATTGTATCAAAGCTTATTTTCAATGCCCTATTAATGTTGGTAATGACTTTGTTGAGCTTGTTTGTGTTTGTCGTATTACTTGGGAATCCTATTTATAATATGTTACAATTTGTCGGCATCGCTTGTTTGGGCGGATTGAGTTTAAGTTTGGTGTTTACTTTTTTGGCAGCTATCGCGGCAAAGGCTCAACAACAAGCGGCTTTGATGGCTGTAATGGGATTTCCGGTTATTATTCCACAATTGATGTTATTAGGCCGTATTTCCAAGATCGCATTTTCACCTGCTTTACATCAGGGCCTTTGGCAAATGGTCGCATTACTTCTGGGTTTCGATGCCTTGGTCATAATATTAGCACTCATACTTTTTCCCTTCCTTTGGAAAGACTGA
- the fmt gene encoding methionyl-tRNA formyltransferase has product MMKNFKDLRIVFMGTPEFAVASLDAFVKAGANIVGVITAPDKASGRGMHLSQSAVKKYAVKNNLPLLQPVKFKDESFLNELKTLNADVQIVVAFRMLPVVVWDMPPMGTINLHGSLLPQYRGAAPINWAVINGEKETGVTTFKLQHVIDTGNVLLQEKFPIEEKDTAGTVHDKMMMIGANLLVTTIQRIVDNTLSEKPQADFEEAELKQAPKIFTETCRIDFYKTVEEVYNLIRGLAPFPAAFTFLDEKVLKVFFAEKEICQHEMACGEFLTDGKTFLKYACSNGFIHFKDIQLEGKKRMLIEDFLRGYRFEK; this is encoded by the coding sequence ATGATGAAGAATTTTAAAGATTTACGTATAGTGTTTATGGGCACCCCTGAGTTTGCGGTGGCATCTTTGGATGCTTTTGTAAAAGCAGGTGCAAATATTGTAGGAGTGATTACAGCGCCTGATAAGGCTTCCGGAAGGGGCATGCATTTGTCTCAAAGCGCTGTGAAAAAGTATGCAGTAAAAAATAATTTGCCTTTGCTACAGCCTGTAAAATTTAAAGACGAATCTTTTCTGAATGAATTAAAAACGCTGAATGCTGATGTGCAGATTGTTGTTGCATTTAGGATGCTGCCTGTTGTGGTTTGGGATATGCCACCCATGGGAACCATCAACTTGCACGGCTCATTGTTGCCACAATATCGTGGAGCGGCACCGATCAACTGGGCTGTAATTAATGGAGAAAAAGAAACGGGTGTTACTACATTTAAACTGCAGCATGTTATTGATACGGGTAATGTTTTACTACAAGAAAAATTTCCCATTGAAGAGAAAGATACGGCCGGCACTGTTCATGATAAAATGATGATGATCGGCGCTAATTTATTAGTTACTACCATACAGAGAATTGTAGATAATACTTTAAGTGAAAAACCTCAAGCGGATTTTGAAGAAGCTGAATTAAAACAAGCACCTAAAATTTTTACTGAAACATGTAGAATAGATTTTTATAAAACAGTAGAAGAGGTGTATAATCTTATTCGTGGGCTTGCTCCTTTTCCTGCGGCCTTTACTTTTTTAGATGAAAAGGTGCTTAAAGTTTTCTTTGCGGAAAAGGAAATCTGTCAACACGAAATGGCTTGTGGAGAATTTCTAACCGATGGTAAAACGTTTCTGAAGTATGCCTGCAGCAATGGGTTTATTCATTTTAAAGATATTCAGTTGGAAGGGAAAAAGCGTATGCTGATAGAAGATTTTTTAAGAGGGTATCGATTTGAAAAATAG
- the topA gene encoding type I DNA topoisomerase encodes MAKNLLIVESPAKAKTIEKILGKDFEVVSSYGHIRDLAKGDNGIDIENKFTPSYIVPDEKTKVVSQLKQQAKKASEVWLASDEDREGESISWHLAEVLGLDPATTKRIVFHEITKPAIERAVKNPRTIDMNLVNAQQARRVLDRLVGFELSPVLWRKVGMQRSLSAGRVQSVAVRLIAEREREINAFEPVSSFKVDAFFEAEDMNKRLVSFKAEGPSKLSNLKTAEQFLESCKNAIYEINDIQIKPAKRTPSAPFTTSTLQQEASRKLGFGVSKTMMIAQKLYENGFITYMRTDSVNLSQSALQDIHHEVENAYGKNYYQPRKFKNKNESAQEAHEAIRPTYITNHTVEGYDEKRLYELIWKRTIASQMSDAEFEKTIAKIDISTNKEQLTASGEVMKFDGFLKVYLEGKDEDEDEDNNEGILPPLKVGEQLDFKTMIASERFTRPAARYTEASLVKKLEELGIGRPSTYAPTISTIVKRNYVEKRDKEGTPRTLQILHLSNKNIIHQEKKIENTGAEKNKLFPTDLGLVVNDFLTLHFDNVMDYNFTARVEEEFDEIADGKLVWNKMIHDFYGPFHENIEQTLENAERAKGERELGIDPESNKKVFARMGRYGAMVQIGEAEAEEKPRFASLHKNQSIETITLEEALDLFKLPFSLGEYKDAEVSVGIGRFGPYVKWGETFISIPRSTDPFSVDMDKAIEIIEEKIAADAPVAFYQEKPVTKGKGRFGPYIKWEDLFINVPKAYNFDNLSQKDIDELVSKKIEKEANRYIQQWESEKIAIENGRWGPFIRFGKLMLKLGKRADGEKFTDEDLKTISLEEVKKIIETQVPKAFEKKTKTVKKAATKKAPAKKTAKKK; translated from the coding sequence ATGGCAAAAAATTTATTGATAGTTGAGTCCCCGGCAAAAGCAAAGACCATTGAAAAAATCTTAGGAAAAGATTTTGAAGTAGTGAGCAGCTATGGGCATATCCGCGACTTAGCAAAAGGTGATAACGGTATAGATATTGAGAATAAATTTACACCTAGTTATATCGTTCCAGATGAAAAAACAAAAGTAGTAAGCCAATTAAAGCAACAAGCCAAAAAAGCATCTGAAGTATGGTTAGCATCGGATGAGGATCGAGAAGGAGAAAGCATTAGTTGGCATTTGGCAGAAGTTTTGGGACTCGATCCTGCAACTACTAAAAGGATTGTGTTTCATGAAATCACTAAACCTGCTATCGAGCGTGCAGTAAAAAATCCGCGCACAATAGATATGAACCTGGTAAACGCACAACAGGCACGTCGAGTACTAGATCGTTTGGTTGGTTTTGAATTAAGCCCTGTTCTTTGGCGAAAAGTAGGAATGCAGCGCAGCCTAAGTGCAGGCCGTGTACAAAGTGTGGCCGTTCGTTTGATTGCAGAACGAGAAAGGGAAATCAACGCATTTGAACCTGTAAGCTCCTTTAAGGTAGATGCTTTTTTTGAAGCAGAAGATATGAATAAAAGATTGGTAAGCTTTAAAGCTGAAGGACCATCAAAATTATCCAATTTAAAAACTGCTGAACAATTTTTAGAAAGTTGCAAAAATGCTATTTACGAGATAAATGACATTCAAATAAAACCTGCCAAACGTACTCCATCGGCACCTTTCACGACTTCGACACTTCAACAAGAAGCCAGTAGAAAATTAGGGTTTGGGGTTAGTAAGACCATGATGATTGCGCAAAAACTATACGAAAATGGGTTCATTACTTATATGCGTACCGATAGCGTAAATCTTAGCCAAAGTGCCCTACAGGATATCCACCATGAAGTAGAAAATGCGTATGGAAAGAATTATTATCAACCAAGAAAATTTAAAAATAAGAACGAAAGCGCACAAGAGGCACACGAAGCCATTCGCCCAACATATATTACCAATCATACAGTCGAAGGCTATGATGAAAAAAGGCTATACGAGTTGATTTGGAAAAGAACGATTGCCTCTCAAATGAGTGACGCAGAATTTGAAAAAACAATTGCTAAGATTGATATTTCTACCAACAAAGAACAATTAACTGCTAGCGGTGAAGTGATGAAGTTTGATGGTTTTTTAAAAGTTTACCTTGAAGGGAAAGATGAAGACGAAGATGAGGATAACAATGAAGGAATATTACCACCATTAAAAGTTGGTGAACAATTGGATTTCAAAACAATGATTGCTTCTGAAAGATTCACAAGACCGGCCGCACGCTACACGGAAGCTTCTTTGGTAAAAAAATTAGAGGAATTAGGTATTGGTCGACCATCTACCTACGCCCCTACTATTTCAACTATTGTAAAAAGAAATTATGTAGAAAAACGCGACAAAGAAGGTACGCCCCGAACATTGCAAATACTGCATTTGAGTAATAAAAATATCATTCATCAGGAAAAGAAAATAGAAAATACAGGTGCTGAAAAAAATAAACTGTTTCCTACCGATTTAGGGTTGGTTGTGAATGATTTCCTAACATTGCATTTCGACAATGTAATGGACTACAATTTCACCGCCCGGGTAGAAGAAGAGTTTGATGAAATAGCTGACGGCAAGTTGGTTTGGAACAAAATGATTCATGATTTTTATGGACCCTTTCATGAAAATATTGAACAAACTTTAGAGAATGCCGAACGTGCCAAAGGCGAACGCGAATTAGGCATTGATCCAGAATCTAATAAAAAAGTTTTTGCTCGCATGGGTCGCTACGGCGCGATGGTACAGATAGGCGAAGCTGAAGCAGAAGAAAAACCTCGTTTTGCATCCTTGCACAAAAACCAAAGTATTGAGACCATTACATTGGAAGAAGCGTTGGACTTATTTAAATTACCTTTTAGTTTAGGAGAATACAAAGATGCTGAGGTAAGTGTAGGTATTGGTCGTTTTGGACCATATGTAAAATGGGGTGAAACCTTCATTTCTATCCCTCGCAGCACTGATCCATTCTCTGTTGATATGGACAAAGCCATTGAGATCATTGAAGAAAAAATAGCAGCTGATGCACCTGTAGCTTTTTATCAAGAAAAACCGGTAACCAAAGGCAAGGGTCGCTTTGGGCCTTATATTAAATGGGAAGACCTATTTATCAATGTACCAAAAGCATATAATTTTGACAACCTCTCTCAAAAAGATATAGATGAATTAGTTTCTAAAAAAATTGAAAAAGAAGCCAATCGTTATATCCAACAATGGGAAAGTGAAAAGATTGCAATAGAAAATGGCCGTTGGGGACCATTTATACGCTTTGGAAAGCTCATGTTGAAACTAGGCAAACGTGCTGATGGCGAAAAGTTTACCGATGAAGACTTAAAAACCATCTCTTTGGAAGAAGTGAAAAAGATTATTGAAACTCAAGTACCTAAAGCGTTTGAGAAAAAAACAAAAACAGTAAAGAAGGCTGCAACCAAAAAAGCGCCTGCAAAAAAAACAGCAAAGAAAAAATAA
- a CDS encoding S10 family peptidase → MKSMKMVTVAAAFMALSFTTHAQDKKEITTLKMERSGRDSSKEDYSKPQKSVTEGSVTVEGKTINYQAVAGTLVLKNSDDKPTISIFYTAYFKSGEKDPSQRPLTFIYNGGPGSATLWLQMGAWGPQRVFLNDTSRTKAPYRTVNNDYCLLDASDLIFIDAPGTGFGKIITKDMGGAGDPKDFYGIDQDGKAFANFIKQFLSQYNRWNSPKYLFGESYGTFRSAVVANILETRDNISLNGVILLSQLLNYGFMTETAEGNPGDGLPYQLALPSFAATAWYHHKLPNQPAQLVPFLNEVEHFAMTDYALGLNAGSTLDPNTYNQIAEKLHEYTGLPVDYIKKANLRVNGPQFEQTLLGDKNEITGRLDSRFSGKSMDPLSEAAEYDPMDSYIDGAFTATFNNYVRTTLKFGKGMEYYPISYAVNRAWDFKRKGFVGFPNVMPDLAQAMIYNPDLKVMLNQGYFDLGTPFYEGEYEMQHLPMPPSFQKNIEYDRYYSGHMVYLHPESLKLLHDNVAKFIRSTY, encoded by the coding sequence ATGAAATCAATGAAAATGGTAACTGTCGCCGCTGCTTTTATGGCTTTGAGTTTTACAACTCATGCCCAAGATAAAAAAGAAATTACGACTCTAAAGATGGAAAGAAGTGGAAGAGATAGTTCTAAGGAAGATTATTCAAAACCACAAAAATCCGTAACCGAAGGCTCCGTAACGGTCGAAGGTAAAACCATTAACTATCAAGCAGTGGCGGGTACATTGGTGCTAAAAAACAGTGATGACAAACCTACAATAAGTATTTTTTATACAGCTTATTTTAAATCCGGAGAAAAAGATCCTTCACAAAGGCCGCTCACATTTATTTATAATGGTGGCCCTGGCAGTGCTACGCTTTGGTTACAAATGGGAGCTTGGGGACCACAGCGAGTTTTCTTAAACGATACATCTCGTACAAAAGCACCTTATAGAACGGTGAACAACGATTACTGTTTATTAGATGCAAGCGATTTGATTTTCATTGATGCGCCTGGTACCGGCTTTGGAAAAATTATTACGAAAGATATGGGTGGGGCGGGCGACCCGAAAGATTTTTATGGTATTGATCAAGATGGAAAAGCTTTTGCTAATTTTATTAAACAATTTCTTTCCCAATACAATCGATGGAACTCTCCCAAATACCTGTTTGGCGAGAGTTATGGAACATTCCGCTCTGCAGTGGTTGCCAATATTTTAGAAACGAGAGATAATATAAGTTTGAATGGCGTGATTTTGCTTTCGCAATTATTAAATTATGGATTTATGACAGAGACTGCCGAGGGCAATCCGGGTGATGGTTTGCCTTATCAGTTGGCGTTACCTTCCTTTGCTGCTACTGCATGGTATCATCACAAATTGCCCAATCAGCCCGCACAGCTCGTACCTTTTTTAAATGAAGTAGAACATTTTGCAATGACAGATTATGCGCTTGGACTTAACGCGGGTTCGACTTTAGATCCAAATACCTATAATCAAATTGCAGAAAAATTGCATGAATACACAGGGCTGCCTGTTGACTATATTAAGAAGGCCAATTTAAGAGTAAATGGCCCTCAGTTTGAACAAACCTTGTTGGGCGATAAAAATGAGATCACTGGTCGTTTAGATTCTCGCTTCTCCGGAAAATCCATGGATCCTCTAAGTGAAGCTGCGGAATACGATCCTATGGATTCTTATATTGATGGGGCTTTCACCGCAACTTTTAATAATTATGTGCGCACAACATTGAAGTTTGGTAAGGGAATGGAGTATTATCCAATTTCTTATGCAGTTAATAGAGCTTGGGATTTTAAACGCAAGGGTTTTGTCGGTTTTCCTAATGTGATGCCCGACTTGGCTCAGGCTATGATTTACAACCCCGATTTAAAAGTGATGCTCAATCAAGGATACTTCGATTTAGGTACACCTTTTTATGAAGGCGAATACGAAATGCAGCATTTACCGATGCCCCCATCTTTTCAAAAAAATATAGAATACGACCGATATTATTCGGGACATATGGTGTATTTACATCCCGAATCATTGAAACTGTTGCACGATAATGTCGCGAAGTTTATTCGCTCCACTTATTAA